The following proteins are co-located in the Candidatus Acidulodesulfobacterium acidiphilum genome:
- a CDS encoding kinase/pyrophosphorylase, producing the protein MNDKNFHVFVVSDSTGETAEKVARAAISQFSIPEVRLKRFLLIDSELKLREIITEAAEKKALVIFTLVKDGLRNIMLQESAEKGIVSIDIIGPVLNSIANILNLLPERKPGLIHRVNDEYFKRIDALEYAVKHDDGQRIDEVLEADALILGISRTSKTPLCLFLAQRGFKAANIPIIDSQVIDDTVFKVQRSKIFGLVSDAGRISNLRKERLKRMGLGLSQDYVSKESIEKELAHSMSIYAKLNAYIIDITDKSIEEVAADIISRINNK; encoded by the coding sequence ATGAACGATAAAAATTTTCATGTCTTCGTAGTATCCGATTCTACCGGCGAAACGGCGGAAAAGGTCGCAAGGGCGGCTATATCGCAGTTTTCTATTCCCGAGGTGCGCCTTAAGCGTTTCTTATTGATAGATTCGGAATTGAAGTTAAGAGAAATAATAACGGAAGCCGCAGAAAAAAAAGCGTTGGTTATTTTTACTTTAGTTAAAGACGGGTTGAGAAATATTATGCTTCAGGAATCTGCAGAAAAAGGTATCGTTAGTATCGATATAATAGGACCGGTACTTAATTCTATAGCAAATATCCTTAATCTTTTACCGGAAAGAAAGCCCGGTTTAATTCACAGGGTTAACGACGAGTATTTTAAAAGAATAGATGCCCTGGAATATGCCGTTAAACACGACGACGGACAGAGGATAGACGAAGTTTTGGAAGCGGATGCCCTTATACTGGGCATATCAAGAACGTCTAAGACCCCGCTTTGTCTTTTTCTTGCCCAAAGAGGATTTAAGGCGGCTAATATTCCCATAATAGATTCTCAGGTTATAGACGATACGGTATTTAAGGTTCAAAGGAGTAAAATATTCGGTTTGGTTTCCGATGCAGGAAGAATTTCAAATTTAAGAAAAGAAAGGTTAAAAAGAATGGGGCTGGGTCTTTCACAGGATTACGTATCGAAAGAATCTATAGAAAAAGAACTTGCCCATTCAATGTCTATATACGCTAAATTAAACGCATATATTATAGATATTACCGATAAATCTATAGAAGAAGTCGCCGCGGATATAATATCCCGCATAAACAACAAATAA
- a CDS encoding TldD/PmbA family protein → MADLDKKIRDEKLQGIIGDGSRLFDTAVSITGEYCKNKGIEFELYMFNSKVLKMESEDGGISNYVNAETNGLNIRLLDKKKMSFSYCLGLEGDKILNALEGAYSLLKYMEADEFAEFAEKEDYYSGDNDIYTPEKLGIYSEDGKDIDIDKKKSLLLEMEETAYSYDKKIYKVDKPSYSETLINKRFCNSKGIDVSSVKTFYEIFLSVASRDGEDTGSGFDFDFSHGFSALKFKKAAMNAAKKGVDQLGARTVASGNYPVVFDNYTSSEILGILKQSFYADSVYKKKSLLEGKIGKKIFSDKLDIIDDGLLYGGALTDMFDREGVKMKTKVLCSSGTINSYLYDIRYGKIYGVKSSGNSAGRSFTLPPDIGSTNFFIKNGETNILDIIGSIKEGLYITELMGLHMAKPYTGEFSLGAAGFFVKNGKIDFPVKGIALSGNIMQLFNGISAIANDLRFFGSVGSPSILFENIQVSGK, encoded by the coding sequence ATGGCTGACTTAGATAAAAAAATAAGGGATGAGAAATTGCAGGGAATCATAGGAGACGGAAGTCGGTTATTTGATACTGCAGTTTCAATAACCGGCGAATATTGCAAAAATAAAGGAATAGAGTTCGAGCTTTATATGTTTAATTCAAAAGTCCTCAAAATGGAATCGGAGGACGGCGGCATTTCTAACTACGTAAATGCCGAAACCAACGGTCTGAATATCAGGCTTTTAGATAAAAAGAAGATGAGTTTTTCTTATTGCCTCGGATTAGAGGGCGATAAAATTTTAAACGCTTTAGAAGGCGCTTACTCGCTTTTAAAATATATGGAAGCGGACGAATTTGCGGAATTTGCGGAAAAAGAAGACTATTATAGCGGCGATAACGATATATATACTCCCGAAAAATTAGGTATTTATTCCGAAGACGGCAAAGATATAGATATCGATAAAAAAAAGTCTTTACTGCTTGAAATGGAAGAAACGGCTTATTCATACGACAAAAAAATATACAAAGTAGATAAGCCGTCGTATTCCGAGACATTAATCAATAAAAGATTTTGTAATTCAAAAGGAATAGATGTTTCTTCGGTAAAAACTTTTTACGAGATATTTTTGTCTGTTGCGTCGCGGGACGGCGAAGATACCGGTTCGGGCTTCGATTTTGATTTTTCCCACGGTTTCAGTGCGCTTAAGTTTAAAAAAGCCGCTATGAATGCAGCTAAAAAAGGCGTGGACCAGCTTGGAGCAAGGACGGTAGCAAGCGGAAATTATCCTGTTGTTTTCGATAACTATACTTCTTCGGAGATTCTTGGGATATTGAAGCAGTCATTTTACGCGGACAGCGTTTATAAAAAAAAATCGTTATTGGAAGGTAAAATAGGCAAAAAAATATTTTCCGACAAATTAGACATAATAGACGACGGTCTTTTATACGGCGGAGCGCTAACCGATATGTTCGACAGAGAAGGCGTAAAGATGAAAACGAAAGTTTTATGTTCTTCAGGCACTATAAATTCCTATCTTTATGATATCAGGTACGGAAAAATATACGGCGTAAAGTCTTCCGGAAATTCGGCGGGGCGTTCGTTTACTCTTCCGCCTGACATAGGCTCCACTAATTTTTTTATAAAAAACGGCGAAACTAATATTTTAGATATAATAGGCTCTATAAAAGAAGGACTTTATATAACGGAACTTATGGGTCTTCATATGGCAAAACCTTATACTGGGGAGTTTTCTCTGGGAGCCGCAGGATTTTTCGTTAAAAACGGAAAAATAGATTTTCCGGTAAAAGGAATAGCTTTAAGCGGAAATATTATGCAGTTGTTTAACGGCATATCTGCAATAGCGAACGACCTGCGTTTTTTCGGTTCGGTCGGCTCGCCTTCTATATTGTTTGAAAATATTCAGGTTTCAGGAAAATAA
- the secA gene encoding preprotein translocase subunit SecA: MKILKSIFGTSNQREIARLKPLVEKINSLEPQYSGIGDDEIKNITLKFKDELKDIAPSEQDKKLDEILPLAFAVAREGIKRALGLRAFDVQLIGASVLHSGKIAEMATGEGKTLVAVMPAYLNSLTGRGVHIITVNDYLAKRDAEWMGKAYNLLGLSVGVITNDMDDEARKKAYNCDVTYGTNNEFGFDYLRDNMKYSLEDYVQRELNYAIIDEVDSVLIDEARTPLIISGESEETTELYYKADNAVSKLVKDEDFTVDEKLKTAIMTEEGIEKVENALKIKNIYDPRHLDLLHAVNQSLRAHACYFKDVDYLIQDNQVVIVDEFTGRVMNGRRYGEGLHQALEAKEHLKVEGENQTLATVTFQNFFRMYNKLAGMTGTADTEAEEFKKIYNLDVVVIPTNKPMARKDHADLVYATEAEKFNAVADEIAEKYKTGQPVLVGTVSVEKSERLSGILKKKGIPHSVLNAKNNAKEAQIIANAGQKKSVTISTNMAGRGTDIVLGDGVKDIGGLHVIGTERHESRRIDNQLRGRSGRQGDVGSSRFYVSLEDDLMRIFGSERLAPFLEKLGLKDGQAIEHGMISKAIENAQKKVEGHNFDIRKNLIDYDNVMNKQRELIYSYRKRMLEICDISEIKEDIAFDVEALLESYFETYVPEKTHSENWDIEGLLEILKVSLSADILSLETLNLNAGLNINAEYASQEDKKNAVINLFKKMPRSEFFNSLTDLIKKNIDAKIESFPEDQKLDILKALYLQAVDSLWKDALTSLDVLKEGIGLRGYAQVNPLIEYQKEAYSLFINMQFRMKEEALNSIIAVQFEDGINAEDIIEGAGLLSDNIILTHNEMNQGQEEKQKPIVKPKKIGRNEPCPCGSGKKYKNCHGKNE, from the coding sequence ATGAAAATATTAAAAAGCATTTTTGGAACGAGCAACCAGAGGGAGATTGCCAGATTAAAGCCTTTAGTAGAAAAGATTAACTCTTTAGAGCCCCAATATTCCGGTATAGGCGATGACGAAATAAAGAATATTACGCTTAAGTTTAAAGATGAATTAAAAGATATTGCTCCTTCGGAACAGGATAAGAAGCTTGACGAAATTCTGCCGTTAGCTTTTGCGGTCGCAAGAGAAGGAATAAAACGCGCTCTAGGACTCAGAGCATTTGACGTTCAGCTTATAGGCGCTTCAGTTTTGCATTCAGGAAAAATAGCCGAAATGGCGACGGGCGAAGGAAAAACTTTAGTTGCGGTTATGCCCGCATATTTAAACAGTTTGACCGGAAGAGGCGTACATATCATAACCGTTAACGACTATCTTGCAAAAAGAGACGCCGAATGGATGGGCAAGGCATATAATCTGCTTGGTCTTTCAGTCGGGGTTATCACAAACGATATGGACGACGAAGCAAGAAAAAAAGCTTATAATTGCGACGTAACATACGGCACCAATAACGAATTCGGTTTCGATTATCTCAGGGACAATATGAAATACTCTTTGGAAGATTATGTCCAGAGAGAACTTAATTACGCTATAATAGACGAAGTAGATTCAGTTCTTATAGACGAAGCGAGAACACCCCTCATTATTTCCGGCGAATCCGAAGAAACGACCGAATTATATTATAAAGCCGATAATGCCGTAAGCAAACTTGTTAAAGATGAAGATTTTACAGTCGACGAGAAATTAAAAACCGCTATTATGACCGAAGAAGGCATAGAAAAAGTAGAAAATGCTTTAAAAATAAAAAACATTTACGACCCTAGGCACTTAGATTTACTGCATGCCGTTAATCAGTCCCTCAGGGCGCATGCCTGTTATTTTAAAGACGTAGATTATTTAATTCAGGACAATCAAGTAGTCATAGTAGATGAATTTACCGGACGCGTTATGAACGGAAGACGTTACGGAGAAGGACTGCATCAGGCATTAGAAGCAAAAGAGCATCTTAAAGTAGAAGGAGAAAACCAGACTCTTGCTACCGTTACTTTTCAGAATTTTTTTAGGATGTATAATAAGTTAGCGGGTATGACCGGAACCGCCGATACCGAAGCCGAAGAGTTTAAGAAAATATACAACTTAGACGTCGTCGTTATTCCTACCAATAAACCTATGGCAAGAAAAGACCATGCAGATTTGGTCTATGCAACGGAAGCGGAAAAATTTAATGCCGTAGCGGACGAGATTGCGGAAAAATATAAAACGGGGCAGCCTGTTCTAGTAGGAACCGTTTCGGTAGAAAAATCCGAAAGGCTTAGCGGTATTTTAAAGAAAAAAGGAATACCGCATTCAGTTCTCAACGCAAAAAATAATGCTAAAGAAGCGCAGATTATCGCAAACGCCGGGCAGAAAAAATCCGTTACCATTTCTACGAATATGGCCGGAAGAGGAACGGATATAGTTCTCGGCGATGGAGTTAAAGATATTGGCGGTCTTCACGTTATAGGAACGGAAAGACATGAGTCCAGACGTATAGACAACCAACTAAGAGGAAGGTCGGGCAGACAGGGCGACGTCGGTTCTTCAAGGTTTTACGTATCTTTGGAAGACGACCTCATGAGGATATTCGGCTCCGAAAGACTTGCGCCGTTCTTGGAAAAACTTGGACTTAAAGACGGACAGGCAATAGAGCATGGGATGATTTCCAAGGCTATAGAAAATGCTCAGAAAAAAGTCGAAGGCCATAATTTCGATATCAGAAAAAATCTTATAGATTACGACAACGTTATGAATAAACAGAGAGAGCTTATATATTCGTACAGAAAAAGAATGCTTGAGATATGCGATATATCCGAAATAAAAGAAGATATAGCATTTGACGTCGAAGCTTTGCTTGAATCTTATTTTGAAACCTACGTCCCCGAAAAAACGCATAGCGAAAATTGGGATATAGAAGGCCTTTTGGAAATATTAAAAGTTAGTCTGTCTGCCGATATATTAAGTTTAGAGACTTTAAATTTAAATGCTGGACTGAATATTAATGCCGAATATGCATCTCAGGAAGATAAAAAAAACGCAGTAATAAATCTATTTAAAAAAATGCCTAGAAGCGAGTTTTTTAATTCGCTTACCGATTTAATTAAAAAAAATATAGATGCAAAGATTGAATCATTTCCTGAAGACCAAAAATTAGACATACTGAAAGCTCTTTATCTTCAGGCGGTCGACAGTTTATGGAAAGATGCTTTGACTTCTTTAGACGTTCTCAAAGAAGGCATAGGGTTAAGGGGCTATGCCCAGGTTAATCCTCTTATAGAATATCAGAAAGAAGCATATTCTTTATTTATAAATATGCAGTTTAGGATGAAAGAAGAAGCACTGAATTCGATAATAGCAGTTCAGTTTGAAGACGGCATTAACGCCGAAGACATTATAGAGGGCGCAGGACTGCTTTCCGATAACATAATACTGACGCATAACGAAATGAATCAAGGGCAGGAAGAAAAACAAAAACCTATAGTCAAGCCTAAAAAAATAGGAAGGAACGAACCTTGTCCTTGCGGCAGCGGTAAAAAATATAAAAATTGCCATGGGAAAAATGAATAA
- the argJ gene encoding bifunctional glutamate N-acetyltransferase/amino-acid acetyltransferase ArgJ → MGKMNNFLYAGKACGLKKNKDLDLGLMISKFPLRVSAVFTKNKVKAAPVVISKKNSKNIIKALIVNSGNANACNGKQGMEDALRVVKSLAKEAGIDESSVFTCSTGVIGERLNVSFIEHAIPDLLNSADEEGFDNFTKAIMTTDTFPKTVSKSFSINGSQYQIRGSAKGSGMIMPDMATMLAFIFTDLPIKKETADKMFKECVEASFNSITVDGDTSTNDTASFFYPASADTFIDLTGNDTESKHNYQIVKNALFEVCYELAKMIVIDGEGATKFIKVTVVNASTEAGAKKTALTIANSPLFKTMITGEDLNWGRIMAAVGRAGVPLKAENIDIYINGKIIVENSTASKKLTKDIEKTILSPKEIDVEIDLKSGNKKRSVLTCNLTHGYIDINASYRS, encoded by the coding sequence ATGGGAAAAATGAATAATTTTTTATATGCAGGTAAAGCCTGCGGGCTTAAAAAAAATAAAGATTTAGATTTGGGATTGATGATTTCTAAGTTTCCGCTTAGAGTCAGCGCAGTATTTACTAAAAATAAAGTTAAAGCGGCGCCGGTCGTAATATCTAAAAAAAATTCTAAAAATATTATAAAAGCGTTAATAGTGAATTCGGGAAATGCAAATGCATGCAACGGTAAGCAAGGTATGGAAGACGCTCTGCGGGTAGTTAAATCGTTGGCAAAAGAAGCAGGCATAGATGAAAGCTCCGTTTTTACGTGTTCCACAGGCGTAATCGGCGAAAGGCTTAACGTTTCTTTTATAGAGCATGCAATTCCGGACTTGTTAAATTCTGCCGATGAAGAAGGTTTCGATAATTTTACCAAAGCTATTATGACTACCGATACGTTTCCAAAAACAGTTTCCAAAAGCTTTTCGATAAACGGCAGTCAATATCAAATTAGAGGCTCTGCTAAAGGGTCTGGTATGATTATGCCGGATATGGCTACTATGCTGGCTTTTATATTTACCGACCTTCCTATAAAAAAAGAAACCGCCGATAAAATGTTTAAAGAATGCGTCGAAGCATCTTTTAATTCTATTACGGTCGACGGCGATACCTCGACTAACGATACCGCTTCGTTTTTTTATCCTGCATCTGCTGATACATTTATAGATTTGACGGGAAACGATACCGAATCAAAACATAACTATCAAATAGTAAAAAACGCTTTATTCGAAGTCTGTTACGAACTTGCAAAAATGATAGTTATCGACGGAGAGGGAGCAACTAAGTTTATTAAAGTCACGGTCGTTAACGCCTCTACTGAAGCAGGCGCAAAGAAAACCGCGTTAACGATAGCAAACTCGCCGCTTTTTAAAACGATGATAACCGGCGAAGATTTAAATTGGGGCAGAATAATGGCGGCGGTCGGAAGAGCAGGTGTCCCTCTCAAAGCCGAAAATATTGATATTTACATAAACGGAAAAATTATAGTAGAAAATTCTACTGCTTCTAAAAAATTAACGAAAGATATAGAAAAAACTATACTATCTCCTAAAGAAATAGACGTAGAGATAGACTTAAAATCGGGAAATAAAAAGCGTTCCGTTTTAACTTGCAATCTCACCCACGGGTATATAGATATAAACGCGTCTTACAGAAGTTAG
- a CDS encoding polysaccharide deacetylase family protein: MKIPVLYYHKIDYPKKDAVFKGLYVTPGQFKRQLSILKFLGYETVNPKEIMSFIKGHKLSVKKPILITFDDGYENNYLNAYPILKSAGFTSMIFISSGFIGKKNAVSDERERVKENFLNKNEIKEMFNDGFFIGSHGINHFYLDRLEEGVMIGELIASKAYLENITGSAVEFFSYPFGAYNANVMRAVKNAGYTAAFTTVNGKIEVGDNSFELKRISVNGYNNIFNFIFKILL, encoded by the coding sequence ATGAAAATCCCCGTATTATACTACCATAAAATAGACTATCCAAAAAAAGATGCCGTATTTAAAGGTTTATACGTAACGCCGGGGCAGTTTAAAAGACAGTTGTCCATCCTTAAATTTTTAGGCTATGAAACTGTGAATCCAAAAGAAATCATGTCTTTTATAAAAGGCCATAAACTTTCCGTAAAAAAACCGATTCTTATAACTTTCGACGACGGATACGAAAATAATTATCTTAACGCCTATCCGATATTAAAATCCGCCGGTTTTACTTCAATGATATTTATAAGCAGCGGTTTTATAGGAAAAAAAAACGCGGTTTCCGACGAAAGAGAAAGAGTTAAGGAAAACTTTTTAAATAAAAATGAAATAAAAGAAATGTTTAATGACGGTTTTTTCATAGGTTCGCACGGCATAAACCATTTTTATTTAGACAGACTGGAAGAAGGAGTTATGATAGGCGAACTTATCGCTTCCAAAGCTTATCTTGAAAATATTACTGGTTCTGCCGTGGAATTTTTCTCCTATCCTTTCGGCGCTTATAACGCGAACGTTATGAGAGCAGTTAAAAATGCAGGTTATACTGCTGCCTTTACCACCGTTAACGGCAAAATAGAAGTCGGGGACAACTCCTTTGAACTTAAACGAATCTCTGTAAACGGGTACAATAATATCTTTAATTTTATATTTAAAATATTGTTATAG
- the rpsB gene encoding 30S ribosomal protein S2, which translates to MPFDLSIKQLLEAGVHFGHQTKRWNPKMKPYIYGARNGVHIIDLQKALPYISAAYEKLFDIAKEGGTILIVGTKKQANPIVVEEAKRCGMPYVNERWLGGMLTNFSTIKHSIQRLKELESLKESEEFSRFTKKEMAKMEKEIVKLQKVLNGLRDIHKIPDAVFIVDVHHEIIAAKEAKRLEIPVIGIADTNADPELVDWMIPGNDDAIRAIKLILNAMSEAIIEGRKIYEEKTGKGKGSPLPEGVITEETFAAAVSSQAENAESTAEEDISI; encoded by the coding sequence ATGCCATTTGATTTATCTATTAAGCAGTTGTTGGAAGCAGGCGTCCATTTCGGACATCAGACGAAAAGATGGAATCCCAAGATGAAGCCTTATATCTACGGGGCAAGGAACGGAGTTCATATAATTGACCTCCAAAAAGCACTGCCGTATATATCTGCGGCCTACGAAAAACTTTTCGATATCGCAAAAGAAGGCGGAACTATTCTTATAGTAGGGACTAAAAAACAGGCAAATCCTATCGTCGTGGAAGAAGCCAAAAGATGCGGTATGCCTTATGTCAACGAAAGATGGCTCGGCGGTATGCTAACCAACTTTTCAACTATAAAACATTCTATACAAAGATTGAAAGAGCTTGAATCGCTTAAAGAATCGGAAGAATTTTCCAGGTTTACAAAAAAAGAAATGGCTAAGATGGAAAAAGAGATAGTTAAACTCCAGAAAGTTCTTAACGGTCTCAGAGATATACATAAAATACCGGATGCAGTTTTTATAGTCGATGTACACCATGAAATAATAGCGGCAAAAGAAGCAAAAAGACTTGAAATACCGGTCATAGGAATTGCGGATACAAATGCTGATCCCGAACTAGTGGATTGGATGATACCTGGAAACGACGATGCTATCAGGGCAATAAAGCTTATTCTTAATGCTATGTCCGAAGCCATTATAGAAGGCAGGAAGATTTACGAAGAAAAAACTGGGAAAGGGAAAGGCAGTCCTCTGCCGGAGGGAGTTATAACGGAAGAAACTTTCGCGGCAGCCGTTTCTTCTCAGGCGGAAAATGCCGAATCTACTGCGGAGGAGGACATTTCCATATAA
- a CDS encoding elongation factor Ts: MTGAGFVDCKNVLVKTGGDLEKAVEVLRKKGLAKAQKKAGREAKEGLVYSYIHAGGRIGVLLEINCETDFVARTNEFQELAKNIAMHIAASNPLYIKRDGVKNEVIAKEKEIYAEQLANMDKPQAVKEKIIEGKLEKYFQEVCLLEQAYIKDPSKNIAAVIDNDIAKLGENIILKRFVRYQLGE; this comes from the coding sequence ATGACCGGAGCTGGTTTCGTAGATTGTAAAAACGTTCTTGTAAAAACCGGAGGAGACCTTGAAAAAGCCGTAGAAGTGTTAAGAAAAAAAGGTCTTGCAAAAGCTCAGAAAAAAGCAGGCAGAGAAGCCAAAGAAGGTTTAGTCTATTCTTACATACACGCAGGCGGAAGAATCGGCGTTCTTTTAGAAATAAATTGCGAAACCGATTTTGTTGCAAGAACGAACGAATTTCAGGAGCTTGCCAAAAATATCGCCATGCATATTGCGGCTTCAAACCCTCTTTATATTAAAAGAGATGGCGTTAAAAATGAAGTTATAGCTAAAGAAAAAGAGATATACGCAGAACAGCTTGCCAATATGGATAAACCTCAGGCGGTTAAAGAAAAAATAATAGAAGGCAAACTTGAAAAATACTTTCAGGAAGTTTGTCTGTTGGAGCAGGCTTATATCAAAGATCCGTCAAAAAATATAGCTGCCGTTATAGACAACGATATAGCTAAATTAGGTGAAAATATTATTTTAAAAAGGTTTGTTCGTTATCAACTTGGTGAATAA
- a CDS encoding UMP kinase gives MGLNYKRILLKVSGEALAGESKCGIDPEIINFVSQEIKSVVSEGAEIAVVIGGGNIFRGFGSSSKDLGIERTQGDYMGMLATVINALALQASLEDNGVISRVQTAIAMQQVAEPYIRRRALRHLEKKRVVIFAAGTGNPYFTTDTAASLRAMEIHADVILKATKIDGVYTEDPMINKQAVKFDSLTYIDVLNKNLKVMDSTSISLCMDNALPIVVFNLLGKGNLLKVVKGESIGTIISKANI, from the coding sequence ATGGGTCTTAACTACAAAAGGATACTTTTAAAAGTCAGCGGCGAAGCGCTTGCCGGCGAAAGCAAGTGCGGGATAGATCCTGAGATAATCAATTTCGTCTCTCAGGAAATAAAATCCGTCGTTTCGGAAGGCGCAGAGATTGCCGTAGTTATAGGCGGCGGCAATATTTTCAGGGGATTTGGAAGTTCCTCTAAAGATTTAGGAATAGAACGTACGCAAGGCGATTATATGGGCATGCTTGCCACAGTTATAAACGCCTTAGCCCTTCAGGCTAGCCTTGAAGATAACGGCGTTATTTCAAGGGTTCAGACGGCTATCGCTATGCAGCAGGTTGCCGAACCTTATATACGCCGAAGAGCTTTGCGCCATTTAGAAAAAAAAAGAGTAGTTATTTTTGCGGCCGGAACCGGAAATCCTTACTTTACTACAGATACGGCGGCATCATTGAGGGCGATGGAAATTCATGCGGACGTTATATTAAAAGCCACTAAAATAGACGGAGTATATACGGAAGACCCTATGATAAATAAACAGGCTGTTAAATTCGACAGCCTTACATATATAGACGTTTTGAATAAAAATTTAAAAGTTATGGATTCTACTTCCATATCTTTATGTATGGACAATGCTCTGCCTATAGTAGTTTTTAATTTGCTCGGCAAGGGAAATCTTTTAAAAGTTGTTAAAGGCGAATCCATAGGAACGATAATATCAAAGGCAAATATTTAA
- a CDS encoding ribosome recycling factor, protein MDETAFVNETKTKMSHAIEAYKAELAKIRTGRASTGLIEAVNVEYYGSVSPIIRLASISIPDSRTISINPWDAGSLPAIEKAIQKYDPSLNPSNDGKSINIKIPALTQERRKEITKQVGKLSESIKQEIRNFRRLSNEKIKTYEKSKEISEDQSFKIQKKVQDLTDNFIKEIDEITKRKEKEISEV, encoded by the coding sequence ATGGACGAAACTGCATTTGTCAATGAAACAAAAACAAAAATGAGCCATGCTATAGAGGCTTATAAAGCGGAACTTGCAAAAATCAGGACGGGAAGGGCTTCTACTGGATTAATTGAAGCGGTTAACGTCGAATATTACGGTTCGGTTTCCCCTATAATAAGGCTTGCTTCTATATCTATTCCTGACAGCAGAACTATCAGTATAAACCCGTGGGATGCAGGTTCTCTTCCGGCTATTGAAAAAGCAATACAAAAATACGACCCTTCTTTAAATCCTTCTAACGACGGAAAAAGTATAAATATAAAAATACCTGCTTTAACTCAAGAAAGGCGCAAAGAAATAACAAAACAGGTCGGCAAGTTATCAGAATCTATAAAACAAGAAATCAGAAATTTCAGGAGACTATCAAACGAAAAGATAAAAACTTATGAAAAATCAAAAGAAATATCCGAAGACCAGTCTTTTAAAATTCAAAAAAAAGTGCAGGATTTAACGGATAATTTTATTAAGGAAATAGACGAAATTACAAAACGCAAAGAAAAAGAAATATCAGAGGTATGA
- a CDS encoding isoprenyl transferase — protein sequence MTFKNLPGHIAIIMDGNGRWAQKRNLDRIYGHLEGIKSLKSVVKGVIDYKIKYLTVYAFSSENWQRPEEEVDYLMELLEQYIEIELPYLIKNKIRLNFIGNLEKLPEKSKIAVSRAIDKTKNGSELILTLAISYGSKEEILNAVRKISEDVKKKSINLTDINDGLFSSYLYTAGIPDPDLIIRTSGEERLSNFMLYQAAYAELYFTKTLWPDFRKKNLIAALKNYEKRSRRFGKT from the coding sequence ATGACATTTAAAAATCTTCCTGGACATATAGCTATTATAATGGACGGCAACGGCAGATGGGCGCAGAAAAGAAATTTAGACAGAATTTACGGACATCTTGAAGGAATAAAATCTTTAAAATCCGTCGTAAAAGGCGTAATAGATTATAAAATCAAATATCTTACGGTTTATGCTTTTTCGTCGGAAAACTGGCAGAGACCGGAAGAAGAAGTAGATTATTTAATGGAACTTCTTGAGCAGTATATAGAAATAGAACTTCCTTATCTTATAAAAAATAAAATCAGGCTTAATTTTATCGGAAATTTAGAAAAACTGCCGGAAAAATCAAAAATTGCGGTGTCGAGAGCCATAGACAAAACAAAAAACGGTTCCGAATTGATTTTAACGCTTGCGATAAGTTACGGCTCCAAGGAAGAAATATTAAATGCCGTTAGAAAAATATCGGAAGATGTTAAAAAAAAATCAATAAATTTAACCGATATAAACGACGGTCTTTTTTCTAGTTATCTTTATACGGCCGGAATTCCAGACCCCGACCTTATAATCAGGACTAGCGGAGAAGAAAGGCTGTCCAATTTTATGCTTTATCAGGCTGCATATGCGGAACTTTATTTCACTAAAACTTTGTGGCCGGATTTTAGAAAGAAAAATTTAATAGCTGCATTAAAAAATTACGAAAAAAGGTCAAGGCGATTTGGAAAAACCTAA